A window of the Candidatus Methylacidiphilales bacterium genome harbors these coding sequences:
- a CDS encoding IS1 family transposase, which translates to TRCFLSFVVTDELSAQSMQKLIDSAPQMTTYCTDGHSVYQELNYRGGGHVVAPGKSQTYAVEGDNAELRHYLKRLGRQTRCFTRKAEHLELWMWLLASCWNQADSRRKYPRYRFYPRDFVSTFV; encoded by the coding sequence GACGCGGTGCTTTTTGAGCTTTGTGGTGACGGATGAGCTAAGTGCTCAGTCAATGCAGAAGCTAATCGACAGCGCGCCACAGATGACGACGTATTGCACCGATGGGCATTCGGTGTATCAGGAGCTGAACTATCGGGGGGGTGGGCACGTCGTTGCGCCTGGCAAGTCGCAGACGTATGCGGTTGAGGGGGACAACGCTGAGCTGAGGCACTACCTGAAGCGATTGGGTCGGCAGACGCGGTGTTTCACGCGGAAGGCGGAGCACCTAGAGCTATGGATGTGGTTGTTGGCGAGTTGTTGGAATCAGGCTGACTCGCGGCGCAAGTATCCGCGGTATCGCTTCTACCCCCGAGACTTCGTATCAACTTTTGTTTAG